In the Phaeobacter gallaeciensis genome, one interval contains:
- a CDS encoding glutathione S-transferase family protein: MTQPIRIHGFPLSGHSHRVELFANLAGIEHEMITVDLAAGAHKAEPFLSLNPAGQVPVIEDGDTVIADSNAILVYLARKYAPSFLPTDPVLEAEVQKFLTLAAGEIAFGPAAARLINVFNAPFDAEFCAATAATAFGKIEAHMEGREFLVGTEPTIADIAIYSYSAHAPEGGISLEAYPNLRRLLANVEGLKGFKAMPVTKVGLAA; encoded by the coding sequence ATGACCCAACCAATCCGCATTCACGGCTTCCCCCTGTCCGGCCATTCGCACCGCGTAGAGCTGTTCGCAAACCTTGCCGGAATTGAGCACGAGATGATCACCGTCGATCTCGCTGCAGGTGCCCATAAGGCAGAGCCGTTCCTGTCCCTGAACCCCGCCGGTCAGGTGCCGGTGATCGAAGACGGCGACACCGTGATCGCTGACTCCAACGCCATCCTGGTTTACCTGGCGCGCAAATACGCACCGTCCTTCCTGCCCACCGATCCGGTTCTGGAAGCCGAAGTGCAAAAGTTCCTTACCCTCGCCGCCGGAGAGATCGCCTTTGGCCCGGCAGCAGCGCGTCTGATCAACGTCTTCAATGCACCGTTTGACGCAGAATTCTGTGCGGCAACGGCCGCAACCGCCTTTGGCAAGATCGAAGCGCATATGGAAGGTCGTGAATTCCTGGTGGGCACCGAGCCGACCATCGCTGACATCGCCATCTATTCCTACAGCGCGCATGCGCCCGAAGGTGGCATCTCACTGGAGGCCTACCCGAACCTGCGGCGCCTGCTGGCCAATGTCGAAGGTCTGAAAGGCTTCAAAGCCATGCCCGTGACCAAGGTCGGCCTCGCAGCCTAA
- a CDS encoding polysaccharide deacetylase family protein, which yields MFLHPIKWPHGKTCAAAITFDIDADSLIRDACRDDAELRLQPISMGRYGPTVAVPRILETYRRLGLTQTFFMPGWVMENYPKTVEAILEGGHEIGHHSWRHEDPMGHSDAEEAELFERALEVHVKLTGRKPRGYRAPVYSITPAMVDRLIAHEFLYDSSMMADELPYLVKTGTGSIIEMPPHWGTDDWPPFAHFAEIDYLMPVRGPREGIAPFFEEFEAMYEAGGFWMPVLHPFLTGRLARWREMERQLEAILERGDVWFAPLEQIAGHARDNSNTLRTEVIG from the coding sequence ATGTTTCTACATCCCATCAAATGGCCCCATGGCAAGACATGTGCGGCCGCAATCACCTTTGATATCGACGCCGATTCCCTGATCCGGGATGCCTGCCGCGATGATGCAGAGTTGCGGCTCCAGCCGATTTCCATGGGGCGCTACGGGCCGACGGTGGCGGTTCCCCGTATTCTGGAGACCTATCGCCGACTTGGCCTGACCCAGACTTTCTTTATGCCGGGCTGGGTGATGGAAAATTACCCAAAGACGGTCGAGGCAATTCTCGAAGGCGGGCATGAGATCGGCCATCACTCCTGGCGCCATGAGGATCCGATGGGGCATTCCGATGCCGAAGAAGCGGAACTGTTCGAACGCGCCCTAGAGGTGCATGTCAAACTGACGGGCCGCAAACCGCGCGGCTATCGCGCGCCGGTCTATAGCATCACGCCTGCGATGGTGGACCGGCTGATCGCGCATGAATTCCTATACGACAGCTCGATGATGGCGGATGAACTGCCCTACCTTGTCAAAACAGGCACAGGCAGCATCATCGAGATGCCGCCGCATTGGGGCACCGACGACTGGCCACCCTTCGCCCATTTTGCCGAGATCGACTACCTGATGCCGGTGCGCGGCCCGCGCGAGGGGATCGCGCCGTTCTTTGAAGAATTCGAGGCGATGTACGAAGCGGGAGGGTTCTGGATGCCGGTCCTGCATCCCTTCCTGACCGGTCGTCTGGCGCGCTGGCGCGAGATGGAGCGTCAGTTGGAGGCGATTCTGGAACGGGGCGATGTGTGGTTCGCGCCCTTGGAGCAGATCGCCGGGCACGCGCGAGACAACAGCAACACTCTGAGAACGGAAGTGATCGGATAA
- a CDS encoding TetR/AcrR family transcriptional regulator, whose amino-acid sequence MGLRERQKEDRQRRIVESARKLFLKQGFEKTTIEAIADASGVSGVTVHKYYGTKAGILLAMVTQSDAQLIDRLDRELAQESGNLIEIAAKFASTIVDHAMSNLEKEIWRQVISAVTLNGGSPLSQTYFELDQELAQVLVRRIKALQEAGDLPPSVDAEGLGKAMFHLQNARFIQFISSDDINSDEIARRFRRDLEALFSLHIATS is encoded by the coding sequence GTGGGCTTGAGAGAACGACAGAAAGAAGACCGTCAAAGGCGCATCGTCGAATCCGCCCGGAAACTCTTTTTAAAACAGGGGTTTGAAAAGACGACGATCGAAGCAATCGCAGATGCCTCCGGGGTTTCCGGCGTCACCGTGCACAAGTATTACGGCACCAAGGCGGGCATTCTTCTTGCCATGGTCACGCAAAGCGATGCGCAGCTGATCGACCGGTTGGACCGTGAACTTGCTCAAGAATCGGGCAATCTGATCGAAATCGCGGCGAAGTTTGCATCGACCATCGTTGATCACGCTATGTCCAACCTGGAAAAGGAGATCTGGCGTCAGGTGATTTCTGCGGTGACTCTCAACGGGGGATCGCCGCTCAGCCAGACCTATTTCGAACTGGATCAGGAACTGGCGCAGGTGCTGGTGCGCAGAATCAAGGCCCTGCAAGAGGCGGGGGACCTGCCGCCCTCGGTCGATGCAGAAGGCTTGGGCAAGGCGATGTTCCACCTTCAGAACGCTCGCTTCATCCAGTTCATCAGTTCGGACGACATCAACAGTGATGAGATCGCACGTCGGTTCCGCCGCGATCTTGAGGCGCTGTTTTCGCTCCACATCGCAACGTCCTGA
- a CDS encoding ABC transporter substrate-binding protein — translation MRSFTKLASAAAVALGLGLGAGAAAADTVKVGVCVSWPGYAMLEVARQNNLIPDHDLQITIFEDPLGGHAALAAGQLDVYGCTADYTPLTVDRGTDVVNVAFLNPSYGVDHIILAPDTEAADLPGKKVAAPQAYIGHLLMGIWLDSLGVTPDQVEWVNLNADEAVGPMLSGDLAAAYMYEPWISKVLEASPGSKSAVNTADPEVLKTGIFMDALYMNKNFIAEKRDVALAVLKARWDGLGYWNQNVAETNKAMAEFLQWPEEDIGYVIGTNGKSFEGGIYMLDFDESAQLCGVLDGEPPFGMANGSMVDSVALTNDWWVKLGLMDKTVDAAAGIDCSLMGDLAASGYRQSLTAN, via the coding sequence ATGCGTTCATTTACTAAACTTGCTTCAGCTGCCGCAGTGGCACTGGGCCTGGGCCTGGGGGCAGGTGCTGCCGCCGCTGATACTGTCAAGGTTGGCGTCTGTGTGTCCTGGCCCGGCTACGCGATGCTGGAGGTTGCCCGCCAGAACAATCTGATCCCCGACCACGACCTGCAGATCACCATCTTCGAAGATCCGCTGGGCGGGCACGCTGCCCTCGCGGCGGGTCAGCTCGACGTTTACGGCTGCACAGCGGATTACACCCCGCTGACCGTCGACCGTGGCACCGATGTTGTGAACGTGGCCTTCCTCAACCCCTCTTACGGCGTCGACCACATTATTCTGGCCCCTGATACCGAGGCCGCGGACCTGCCCGGCAAGAAGGTTGCGGCGCCGCAGGCCTATATCGGTCACCTGCTGATGGGCATCTGGCTGGATTCGCTTGGCGTGACCCCGGATCAGGTCGAATGGGTGAACCTGAATGCAGACGAGGCCGTGGGTCCGATGCTGTCGGGCGATCTGGCGGCAGCCTATATGTATGAGCCTTGGATCTCCAAGGTGCTGGAAGCCAGCCCGGGATCGAAAAGCGCTGTCAACACCGCCGATCCTGAGGTTCTGAAGACCGGGATCTTCATGGATGCGCTCTACATGAACAAGAACTTCATCGCTGAAAAACGCGATGTGGCGCTGGCGGTGCTGAAGGCACGCTGGGATGGTCTGGGATACTGGAACCAGAACGTGGCCGAAACCAACAAGGCGATGGCAGAGTTCCTGCAATGGCCGGAAGAGGACATCGGCTATGTAATCGGCACCAACGGCAAGAGCTTTGAAGGCGGCATCTACATGCTCGACTTTGATGAATCCGCCCAGCTTTGTGGTGTTCTGGACGGCGAGCCGCCCTTTGGGATGGCCAATGGTTCCATGGTGGATTCCGTTGCGCTGACCAATGACTGGTGGGTTAAGCTGGGCCTGATGGACAAGACTGTCGATGCCGCTGCCGGGATCGACTGTAGCCTGATGGGTGATCTGGCCGCCTCTGGCTATCGTCAGTCTCTGACCGCCAATTAA
- a CDS encoding ABC transporter permease produces MPSPTRSKRFLEIRMPVTRRQRMVSAFGIWAVFFAVWTLAAATGLVNDLLVPSPQKVFSATYDLFAARDFASDVLVSITRVVVAFAMACAVAVPLGVMMGTFASVEAIFAPFVSAWRYLPAPSFIPILLMWFGTGEAPKLALLFIGVIFFLITLIMDHTKNVRKELIETALTLGADRYVVVLKVVFPAALPDIVVAMRQMLAMAWTYLVIAEIVASTTGIGAMMMRARRFLKTDEILAGIIVIGALGLLFDLLFAALHRGLFPYLKEKR; encoded by the coding sequence GTGCCCTCGCCAACCCGCTCCAAACGCTTTCTGGAAATCCGCATGCCGGTCACCCGTCGGCAACGCATGGTCTCTGCCTTTGGCATCTGGGCCGTGTTCTTTGCCGTCTGGACCTTGGCGGCGGCCACCGGACTGGTGAATGACCTTCTGGTCCCTTCGCCGCAAAAGGTGTTCAGCGCCACCTATGATCTCTTCGCAGCACGCGATTTCGCCAGCGATGTGCTCGTCTCTATCACCCGCGTTGTGGTGGCCTTTGCCATGGCCTGCGCCGTTGCAGTGCCGCTGGGGGTGATGATGGGCACCTTTGCCTCGGTCGAGGCAATCTTTGCCCCCTTTGTCTCCGCCTGGCGTTACCTGCCCGCGCCGTCCTTTATCCCGATCCTGCTGATGTGGTTCGGCACCGGCGAGGCGCCCAAGCTGGCGCTTTTGTTCATCGGCGTCATCTTCTTCCTGATCACCCTGATCATGGATCACACCAAGAACGTGAGAAAAGAGCTGATTGAAACCGCTCTGACATTGGGCGCAGACCGCTACGTCGTGGTGCTGAAAGTGGTCTTTCCCGCAGCCCTGCCCGATATCGTGGTGGCCATGCGTCAGATGCTGGCGATGGCCTGGACCTATCTGGTGATCGCCGAGATCGTCGCCTCCACCACCGGCATCGGCGCCATGATGATGCGGGCGCGCCGCTTCCTCAAAACCGATGAGATCCTCGCCGGTATCATCGTCATCGGTGCCCTTGGCCTGCTGTTCGACCTTCTCTTTGCCGCGCTGCACCGTGGCCTGTTCCCCTATCTCAAGGAAAAACGCTGA
- a CDS encoding ABC transporter ATP-binding protein: MTATLVDISNLSKAFDIGRGQKLQAVQDVSFSVEKNSICVLLGPSGCGKSTILRMIAGLETATEGEIVVGGRKVDGPGRDRGMVFQAYTSFDWLTVRKNVEFGMKINDVPAHERRERAEHFLNLVGLSKFADAYPSQLSGGMRQRVAIARTLANDPEVLLMDEPFGALDAETRWLMQELMIDVAEKTNTTMVIVTHDLEEAIFLADKIVFLSSHPGRLKEEIVPSFKNGARIADKERIVRLEGYGALEEKLMRLMREEGHRDE, translated from the coding sequence ATGACTGCGACGCTGGTTGATATCTCGAACCTATCCAAGGCGTTCGACATCGGACGCGGGCAGAAACTTCAGGCGGTGCAGGATGTGTCATTCTCCGTCGAGAAGAACTCCATCTGCGTGCTGCTTGGCCCGTCGGGCTGCGGCAAATCCACCATCCTGCGCATGATTGCAGGGCTTGAAACCGCAACCGAGGGCGAGATTGTCGTCGGCGGGCGCAAGGTCGACGGGCCGGGGCGCGACCGGGGCATGGTGTTCCAGGCCTATACCTCCTTTGACTGGCTGACGGTGCGCAAGAATGTCGAATTCGGCATGAAGATCAACGACGTGCCCGCACATGAACGCCGTGAACGCGCCGAGCATTTCCTCAATCTGGTTGGCCTGTCCAAATTCGCCGACGCCTATCCGTCGCAACTGTCCGGCGGCATGCGGCAGCGCGTGGCCATCGCCCGCACCCTGGCCAATGATCCCGAAGTGTTGCTGATGGATGAACCGTTTGGCGCGCTTGATGCCGAAACCCGCTGGCTGATGCAGGAACTGATGATCGACGTCGCGGAAAAGACCAATACCACCATGGTCATCGTTACCCACGACCTGGAAGAGGCGATCTTTCTCGCCGACAAGATCGTTTTCCTGTCGAGCCACCCGGGCCGATTGAAGGAAGAGATTGTCCCGAGCTTCAAGAACGGCGCGCGCATCGCCGACAAGGAACGCATCGTGCGCCTTGAGGGCTACGGTGCACTGGAAGAAAAACTGATGCGGCTGATGCGCGAAGAAGGGCACCGGGATGAATAA
- a CDS encoding SDR family NAD(P)-dependent oxidoreductase — protein sequence MSVSFDFSGKSVLVTGASSGIGYGVAMGFAKAGADLTILSSSDAIFDAAKEMPGNVQAIKCDIADAAAVTQALAHIEKLDVLINNAGLERPTPLTGKNPDGNATFEQIVGINITGTQNVTDTLVNRINDGGRIIITASIWAKTAVGGFSAYVASKHANVGLMRTWAQELGPRGIRVNAVCPGWVKTGPAMNSLRELAETSGQSEEELLQEIVSAQAIGGLMEPADMAATYMFLASDGGANITGQAINVDRGEVMA from the coding sequence ATGAGCGTGAGTTTCGATTTTTCCGGCAAATCCGTTCTCGTCACAGGCGCCAGCAGCGGCATCGGTTATGGCGTGGCGATGGGTTTTGCCAAGGCAGGCGCTGATCTGACGATCCTGTCGTCCAGCGATGCGATCTTTGACGCTGCAAAAGAGATGCCCGGCAATGTGCAGGCGATCAAATGCGATATCGCAGACGCCGCAGCGGTGACACAGGCGCTGGCCCATATCGAGAAACTGGACGTGCTGATCAACAATGCGGGATTGGAACGCCCGACGCCCCTGACCGGCAAGAACCCCGACGGCAACGCCACCTTTGAACAAATCGTCGGGATCAATATCACCGGCACCCAGAATGTGACCGATACGCTGGTGAACCGGATCAACGACGGTGGGCGGATCATCATCACCGCCTCGATCTGGGCCAAGACCGCAGTGGGCGGGTTTTCGGCCTATGTCGCCTCCAAACACGCCAATGTGGGGCTGATGCGCACATGGGCGCAGGAGCTCGGCCCGCGCGGCATCCGCGTCAATGCCGTCTGCCCGGGCTGGGTCAAGACCGGGCCTGCGATGAACTCCCTGCGCGAACTGGCCGAGACCAGTGGGCAGAGTGAAGAGGAATTGTTGCAAGAGATCGTATCTGCACAGGCCATCGGCGGGCTGATGGAACCGGCGGATATGGCCGCGACCTATATGTTCCTTGCCAGCGATGGCGGCGCGAATATCACCGGGCAGGCGATCAACGTCGACCGGGGCGAGGTGATGGCATGA
- a CDS encoding SDR family NAD(P)-dependent oxidoreductase, with protein sequence MSLQGQTALVTGGARGIGRAICLALADLGAEVGFCHYDDPEADATLAAINQRSRGFAMSADVADEQAVEGFFDAACKALGAPDILVNNAGILRESPLAETKAADFDRVIAVNLRGSFLASRAFVRRTDSGRIINIASDLGLLGRENMLAYTASKGAIITMTRTLARELAPGILVNAVAPGSTETDMTSPQNMSPEAIAKDLDTPLARFGQPREIADMVVFLASPQSGFITGQCFGVNGGSVML encoded by the coding sequence ATGAGCCTGCAAGGCCAGACCGCGCTAGTCACTGGCGGCGCGCGCGGTATTGGCCGGGCGATCTGCCTCGCGCTTGCAGATCTCGGCGCGGAGGTCGGGTTCTGCCACTATGACGATCCCGAAGCCGATGCGACTTTGGCCGCCATCAACCAACGCTCGCGCGGTTTTGCCATGAGCGCCGATGTCGCCGATGAGCAGGCAGTCGAGGGGTTTTTCGACGCGGCCTGCAAGGCCCTTGGTGCGCCCGACATTCTGGTGAACAACGCGGGGATCCTGCGCGAAAGCCCCTTGGCCGAAACCAAGGCTGCGGATTTCGACCGGGTCATTGCGGTGAACCTGCGCGGCAGCTTCCTGGCCTCCCGCGCCTTTGTGCGCCGAACGGACAGCGGGCGGATCATCAATATCGCCAGTGATCTTGGCCTGCTGGGACGCGAAAACATGCTGGCCTATACCGCCTCAAAAGGCGCCATCATCACCATGACCCGGACGCTGGCGCGCGAACTGGCGCCGGGAATCCTGGTCAATGCAGTGGCGCCGGGCTCGACGGAAACGGATATGACCAGCCCCCAGAACATGAGCCCCGAGGCCATTGCCAAGGATCTCGACACACCGCTCGCGCGCTTTGGCCAGCCGCGCGAAATCGCCGATATGGTCGTCTTTCTCGCCAGCCCGCAAAGCGGTTTCATCACCGGGCAATGCTTTGGCGTCAACGGCGGCAGCGTCATGCTTTGA
- the speB gene encoding agmatinase, whose product MTDSFFHPVSGFDVPRFAGVPTFMRLPHLSLDDPRLKDVQVGLIGTPWDSGTTNRPGPRHGPRQLRDMSTMIRAQNGATGVRPFEMVNCADLGDVGPNPADLHDSMDRITQFYDQVVAADVIPLTGGGDHLCSLPILRALGKNDPLGMIHFDSHTDLFKDYFGGTQYTHGTPFRRAIEEGLLDPKRVVQIGIRGTTYDSEDRDFADAVGVRVIAIEEFHARGPEDVMAEAREIAGSQPTYVSYDIDFVDPAFAPGTGTPEVGGPNSFQALQVARLLKGVNIVGADLVEVSPPFDQSGATAFLGVSIMFEILCNLALALGEHSE is encoded by the coding sequence ATGACTGACTCCTTCTTCCACCCGGTTTCCGGTTTCGATGTGCCGCGCTTTGCCGGTGTTCCGACCTTCATGCGCCTGCCGCACCTGTCGCTTGATGATCCGCGCCTGAAGGACGTGCAGGTCGGCCTGATCGGAACCCCGTGGGACAGCGGCACGACCAACCGCCCCGGCCCACGCCACGGACCGCGCCAGCTGCGCGACATGTCGACAATGATCCGGGCGCAGAACGGCGCTACCGGTGTGCGCCCGTTCGAGATGGTGAACTGCGCCGATCTGGGCGATGTCGGGCCGAACCCGGCGGACCTGCATGACAGCATGGACCGGATCACTCAGTTCTACGATCAGGTCGTGGCCGCCGATGTCATCCCCCTGACCGGCGGCGGAGATCACCTCTGCTCCCTGCCAATTCTGCGAGCCTTGGGTAAAAACGACCCCTTGGGCATGATCCATTTCGACAGCCACACGGACCTCTTCAAGGATTACTTCGGCGGCACCCAGTACACCCATGGCACGCCCTTCCGCCGCGCCATCGAAGAGGGCTTGTTGGATCCAAAACGGGTCGTGCAGATCGGCATTCGCGGTACCACCTACGACAGCGAAGACCGTGACTTTGCCGATGCGGTGGGCGTGCGGGTGATCGCGATCGAGGAGTTCCATGCCCGTGGCCCAGAGGATGTGATGGCCGAAGCCCGCGAGATCGCAGGTTCGCAGCCGACCTATGTCTCCTATGACATCGATTTCGTCGATCCGGCCTTCGCACCGGGTACCGGTACGCCCGAGGTCGGCGGCCCGAACTCGTTCCAGGCGCTGCAGGTTGCCCGTTTGCTGAAAGGGGTGAACATTGTGGGCGCCGATCTTGTCGAGGTTTCGCCGCCCTTCGATCAAAGCGGCGCGACCGCCTTTCTCGGGGTCTCCATCATGTTCGAGATCCTGTGCAACCTGGCACTGGCTCTGGGGGAACACTCAGAATAA
- a CDS encoding cyclase family protein translates to MRFTTLLAATLGLVMAAPGYAGDSTPTVGTSPWGPKDELGALNLMTEDTRAAILSRVAGGQVFDLSVEYFIGMPGWHAAGDPRYQFWMTHTPRGAAIDDPLGVGRDIGEHVSYTGSAVSMYTHTGTHIDALNHFGLNGEIFNHFSADEHLGDTGWKVTGAETIPPIVARGVLIDVAAVKGVEMLNEGYRVTQADLEAALEAQGVALQKGDVVLIRTGRMQVYEEADQFSHNPPGLGMEAARYLAEESGAMIVGADNLSFEAFPSEVEGNYVPVHTYLLSQVGVPIIELAYLEELSASKVYEFAFVAGSLKLRGADAAPLRPIAMPLQ, encoded by the coding sequence ATGCGCTTCACAACTCTACTGGCGGCCACGCTTGGCCTTGTCATGGCCGCGCCCGGCTATGCCGGTGACAGTACCCCCACCGTCGGCACCAGCCCCTGGGGACCCAAGGATGAACTTGGCGCCTTGAACCTGATGACCGAAGACACTCGGGCAGCGATCCTGTCCCGTGTTGCGGGGGGGCAGGTTTTCGACCTTTCCGTCGAGTATTTCATCGGCATGCCTGGCTGGCACGCGGCGGGCGATCCCCGGTATCAGTTCTGGATGACCCATACCCCGCGGGGCGCCGCGATTGATGACCCGCTGGGCGTTGGCCGGGATATCGGCGAACACGTCAGCTACACCGGATCGGCGGTGTCGATGTATACCCATACCGGCACTCATATCGACGCCCTGAACCACTTTGGTCTCAACGGTGAGATTTTCAACCATTTCAGTGCGGATGAACATCTGGGCGATACCGGTTGGAAGGTCACCGGCGCAGAGACGATCCCCCCCATCGTGGCCCGTGGCGTGCTGATCGATGTCGCCGCGGTTAAGGGTGTGGAGATGCTGAACGAAGGCTACCGCGTCACGCAGGCGGATCTAGAGGCCGCGCTGGAGGCGCAGGGAGTTGCACTGCAAAAAGGCGATGTGGTCCTGATCCGGACTGGACGCATGCAGGTCTACGAAGAGGCTGACCAGTTCTCGCACAACCCGCCGGGTCTTGGCATGGAAGCGGCGCGCTACCTTGCCGAAGAATCCGGTGCGATGATCGTCGGCGCCGACAATCTGAGCTTTGAGGCCTTCCCGTCAGAGGTCGAAGGCAATTACGTGCCGGTGCATACCTACCTTCTGTCGCAGGTGGGCGTTCCGATCATCGAACTCGCCTATCTGGAAGAATTGTCCGCCTCCAAGGTTTACGAGTTTGCCTTCGTGGCAGGCTCGCTCAAGCTGCGCGGTGCGGATGCGGCTCCGTTGCGCCCGATTGCAATGCCCCTGCAATAA
- a CDS encoding HlyD family type I secretion periplasmic adaptor subunit, producing the protein MTQTVDLMEWHHEVPRSIRKHVIFGIALFAIAFGGFGTWAFRAPLAAAVISQGSFVATGQNKIVQHLEGGIIEAILVSEGDRISKGDQIIQLKQTAAQADLREMEFRKARLEAAEARVRAEYDEAEEVTFSPRLLQLAKENQQVAQIVEDQRLSFASARHMQQKELEILENGIASLQIRSKGYKAQLAAYRARGVNLGEELSDKEALLERGLIRRPEFNYVRRAMLETDGHIARIESEVEEIERSRLKFELEIEKLTTERRRKALDELQAVQAELDTIREKARKAKDVLSRSTVVAPVNGTIVRLYYHSSGGVIESGKPIAEILPADAPLLIETLVPRTDIDSIRVGQVAAVRLSALNRRTTPMLTGHVSYLSADSITDTSQGIAREVYVAHIDLSSAEYARVSHFAPVPGMPADIMIETEERTFFEYLIKPVKDSMSRAFREQ; encoded by the coding sequence ATGACACAGACCGTCGATCTCATGGAATGGCACCACGAGGTGCCCCGCTCGATCCGCAAGCATGTGATCTTTGGCATCGCGCTCTTTGCCATCGCCTTTGGCGGCTTTGGCACCTGGGCCTTCCGCGCGCCGCTGGCGGCGGCGGTGATTTCACAGGGCAGCTTCGTCGCCACCGGCCAGAACAAGATCGTCCAGCACCTGGAAGGCGGCATCATCGAAGCAATCCTTGTCTCCGAGGGCGACCGCATCAGCAAGGGCGATCAAATCATCCAGCTGAAACAGACAGCGGCGCAGGCCGACCTGCGCGAAATGGAGTTCCGCAAGGCGCGGCTTGAGGCCGCCGAAGCGCGGGTTCGGGCCGAATACGATGAGGCGGAGGAGGTCACGTTCTCCCCCCGCCTTCTGCAACTGGCCAAAGAGAACCAGCAGGTGGCCCAAATCGTTGAGGATCAGCGGCTATCCTTTGCCTCGGCCCGGCACATGCAGCAAAAGGAGTTGGAGATTCTGGAGAACGGTATCGCCTCGCTTCAAATCCGCAGCAAGGGCTACAAGGCGCAGCTGGCCGCTTATCGCGCGCGGGGCGTGAACCTCGGCGAAGAGCTAAGCGATAAGGAAGCCCTGCTGGAACGCGGCCTGATCCGGCGCCCCGAATTCAACTATGTGCGCCGCGCAATGCTGGAGACAGACGGCCATATCGCACGGATTGAATCAGAGGTTGAAGAAATAGAACGGTCCCGGCTTAAGTTTGAGCTGGAGATCGAAAAACTGACCACGGAACGTCGGCGCAAGGCGCTGGACGAGCTGCAGGCCGTGCAGGCCGAGTTGGACACGATCCGCGAAAAGGCCCGCAAGGCCAAGGACGTGCTGTCCCGCTCGACCGTAGTGGCGCCCGTCAACGGCACCATCGTGCGCCTTTACTACCACAGTTCTGGCGGCGTCATCGAAAGCGGCAAACCCATCGCCGAGATCCTGCCCGCCGATGCACCCCTGCTGATCGAAACCCTGGTGCCGCGCACTGATATCGACAGTATCCGCGTCGGACAGGTCGCGGCGGTACGGCTTTCGGCGCTGAACCGGCGCACCACGCCGATGCTGACCGGTCACGTGAGCTACCTGTCGGCGGATTCCATCACCGACACCTCGCAGGGCATCGCCCGCGAGGTCTATGTCGCCCATATTGATCTGTCGTCAGCGGAATATGCGAGGGTGTCGCACTTCGCGCCGGTGCCCGGGATGCCTGCCGACATCATGATCGAAACCGAGGAACGGACCTTCTTTGAATATCTGATCAAACCGGTGAAGGACAGCATGTCACGCGCATTCCGGGAGCAATGA